A segment of the Nomascus leucogenys isolate Asia chromosome 1a, Asia_NLE_v1, whole genome shotgun sequence genome:
CTGGGCAAAGGATAACCCTCGTAGATGGGGACCACGTAGGACACGCCGTGgcccacctccaccaccaggcCGGAGGTCCTTCCGTAGGAGTACATGGACAGGCGTGACTGGTAGGCGATGTGCATCGCAGGGGTGTTGAAGGCTTCAAAGAGCATTTCAGCGTATTTCTCTCTGTTGGTGTGTGGGCTCAAGGGCGGGTCTGAAACCAAGACCGCATGCTCCTCTGGGGCGATCTTCATCTCTTGTCGGAAGAGATATTCCCAGATATCCTGCACTGTATCCCAGTCCACGATGATGCCATGTCGCAGAGGGTTAACCAGCTTGAGATGAACGTTTGTGTTGTTGAGTTCCTGCCCCACGAATGTCTCCTTGCGATTATCCCCAGTCTTGGCGGTCTCCATGTAGGGCTTGCCCACCGTTGTTGAGATCTTGTGGGTGGGTCTTGGCAGGCCGGCAAAGCCACATTTACAGTAGCCAGTGCCCAGGTCCACGACCACTGCTTTGGTCACCTCCTGCTTGGGCCTCTCCTTGGCTGCCTTTGATTTAGTAGGTTCTTGTGGCTCTGAACTCCTATGGCGGACCCACATGGCCCGCTTCGCTGGGCCATCCCTTAAAGAGGCAGTCTGGAGGGTCTGTGTCTGCAGGGGGGCCTGGTTACCCACCTTCTTGGCGGGCCCATCCCCCATGATTGCTGCGGGTGGAGCCCACATGTTGTCAAGGGCCGCACCACTCTTAGAAAGTTCTCAATTCCACTGGATTCAAGGCCTGAAAGGCCTACATCAGAGGATACCCTGAGAATTTTCCCAACAATGACATCACTAATTATGATGTAATCTGGTGACCTGGGCTTTCTAGATATTGCAAACCCTTATTCTGTGTCAGGGTACATTTGGGATATTGTTTTTCAAATGGCTCCCCTTTTCCTAAATTTTGTAACAAGACTGATTTATTCaattaattaatatttcttgAGTATCTGCTATATACAAGGCAGCTGGGAATTCGTTggtgaaaaaaacagacaaaatatctTATTCTAgttggtgggggatgggggtgacaGACAGTAACCAAAATGAGCCTTAAGAGCAAAAGCAGGGTGGCAGTGCTAGTGTGGCCTGGGCAGGGCTTCCTGAGAGGGTGACATTTGAATGAAGACCTGCCggaggtgagggagggagccACGTGTATGTCAGGGGAGCAGCAGGTGCAGAGGACTGGAGGCAGATGTGTGACTGAAGAGTTAGATCGGGGTCAGCAGGCTGCAGTCCAATCCAGTCCCCGGCTTGTTGGATAGGAATACAGCCGTGCTCATTCAGGTACGTACTGTCCATGACTGCCTTTGCAGTACAACGGTAGAGCTGAGTCATGGCATTGAAGACTGTATTGCCCAAAAAGCTGAAAGAAAGTAAATATTGACTGGCCCTTAAAAAGTTTGCCGACCTCTCGAGTtagaggaggagcaggaagaaaAGTGTGGCTGGCATGGAAGGAGTAACGAAAAGTAG
Coding sequences within it:
- the ACTL7A gene encoding actin-like protein 7A, encoding MWAPPAAIMGDGPAKKVGNQAPLQTQTLQTASLRDGPAKRAMWVRHRSSEPQEPTKSKAAKERPKQEVTKAVVVDLGTGYCKCGFAGLPRPTHKISTTVGKPYMETAKTGDNRKETFVGQELNNTNVHLKLVNPLRHGIIVDWDTVQDIWEYLFRQEMKIAPEEHAVLVSDPPLSPHTNREKYAEMLFEAFNTPAMHIAYQSRLSMYSYGRTSGLVVEVGHGVSYVVPIYEGYPLPSITGRLDYAGSDLTAYLLGLLNGAGNEFTQDQMGIVEDIKKKCCFVALDPTEENKVPLSEHTIRYVLPDGKEIQLSQERFLCSEMFFKPSLIKSMQLGLHTQTVSCLNKCDIALKRDLMGNILLCGGSTLLSGFPNRLQKELSNMCPNDTPQVNVLPERDSAVWTGGSILASLQGFQPLWVHRFEYEEHGPFFLYRRCF